The following proteins are encoded in a genomic region of Amycolatopsis sulphurea:
- a CDS encoding HAD family hydrolase translates to MIRGVVFDFNGTLARLTSWGMPHQDVFVRHGLPEAGLRWGDRNDAGPADGEVHLAPSRSREEYHRWELDRLSARARRCGVPEDRLAALVADLDRETKTFTMARYDDVLGVLTELRRDYTIAVCSNWYWNLDEAIEQVGLAGVFETIVPSAQAGMRKPDPRIFRHTLRLCGLQPEEALYVGDLWVPDVEGPLAAGMRAIHLCRPDQAVVEDPPPLRPGVWRAADMAGVADLVGGLRC, encoded by the coding sequence ATGATCCGGGGCGTCGTCTTCGATTTCAACGGCACACTCGCCCGGCTCACCAGCTGGGGGATGCCGCACCAGGACGTGTTCGTCCGGCACGGCCTGCCCGAGGCCGGGCTCCGGTGGGGCGACCGCAACGACGCGGGGCCGGCCGACGGTGAGGTGCACCTGGCGCCTTCGCGCAGCCGCGAGGAGTACCACCGCTGGGAACTGGACCGGCTCAGTGCCCGGGCTCGCCGGTGCGGCGTGCCGGAGGACCGGCTGGCGGCGCTCGTCGCCGACCTCGACCGGGAGACCAAGACGTTCACCATGGCGCGGTACGACGACGTGCTCGGCGTGCTGACCGAACTGCGCCGCGACTACACCATCGCGGTCTGTTCCAACTGGTACTGGAATCTCGACGAGGCGATCGAACAGGTGGGACTGGCCGGGGTGTTCGAGACGATCGTGCCCTCGGCCCAGGCCGGGATGCGTAAACCCGACCCGCGCATCTTCCGGCACACCCTCCGGCTGTGCGGGCTGCAGCCGGAGGAGGCCCTCTACGTCGGGGATCTGTGGGTCCCCGACGTAGAGGGGCCGCTGGCCGCGGGCATGCGCGCGATTCACCTGTGCCGGCCGGACCAGGCGGTGGTGGAGGATCCGCCGCCGCTGCGGCCGGGGGTGTGGCGGGCCGCGGACATGGCCGGGGTCGCCGACCTGGTCGGAGGACTCAGATGCTGA
- a CDS encoding serine/threonine protein kinase, translating into MSTTEHLTRVNSWNGWDPLRHTIVGRATGTVVQAPEAAVRRDFPEDGFPLGTYGPMPEEMTAEANEQLDNFAEMLRRRGIRVDRPTPLDFTQQVHTPDWTHDSMFGCMPPRDVLITVGTEILEATMSYRSRWFEYLCYRPLLQSLFEDDPAMRWEAAPKPRLTDASYHEDFWDYYNTLSTEDQLDRVARHDLVLTEEEPLFDAADIARFGKDLFVQLSLVTNRKGHDWLQRHFPDLRVHAVTSTNTHPLHLDSTWVPLRPGLVLHCGERLADDELMKYFHLNDWEVVEAVQPVSWEHLPRLSFCSPWLAANMFNIDQNTICVEEKEVRIAEQLSSLGFEIVPVPFRAVGPFGGGLHCSTVDIEREGGMEDYFPRRSGRF; encoded by the coding sequence GTGTCGACGACCGAGCACCTGACCCGAGTCAACTCCTGGAACGGCTGGGACCCGCTCCGGCACACCATCGTCGGACGCGCCACCGGGACCGTGGTGCAGGCGCCCGAGGCCGCCGTACGCCGGGACTTCCCGGAGGACGGGTTCCCGCTGGGCACCTACGGGCCGATGCCCGAGGAGATGACCGCGGAGGCGAACGAGCAGCTCGACAACTTCGCCGAAATGCTGCGGCGCCGGGGAATCCGGGTCGATCGGCCCACTCCCCTCGACTTCACCCAGCAGGTGCACACCCCGGACTGGACGCACGACTCGATGTTCGGCTGCATGCCGCCCCGGGACGTGCTCATCACGGTCGGCACGGAAATCCTCGAAGCCACGATGAGCTACCGGAGCCGCTGGTTCGAATACCTCTGCTACCGGCCGCTGCTGCAGTCGCTGTTCGAGGACGATCCCGCGATGCGCTGGGAGGCCGCGCCCAAGCCCCGGTTGACCGACGCCTCCTACCACGAGGATTTCTGGGACTACTACAACACGCTCAGCACCGAGGACCAGCTGGACCGCGTCGCCCGGCACGATCTGGTGCTCACCGAGGAGGAGCCGCTGTTCGACGCGGCCGACATCGCCCGGTTCGGCAAGGACCTGTTCGTCCAGCTCTCCCTGGTCACCAACCGGAAGGGCCACGACTGGCTCCAGCGGCACTTCCCGGACCTGCGGGTGCACGCGGTCACCTCCACCAACACCCATCCCCTGCACCTGGACTCCACCTGGGTGCCGCTGCGCCCCGGCCTGGTGCTGCACTGCGGTGAGCGGCTGGCCGACGACGAGCTGATGAAGTACTTCCACCTCAACGACTGGGAGGTCGTGGAGGCGGTGCAGCCGGTCAGCTGGGAGCATCTGCCGCGGCTGTCCTTCTGCAGCCCGTGGCTGGCGGCGAACATGTTCAACATCGACCAGAACACGATCTGCGTCGAGGAGAAGGAAGTACGCATCGCCGAGCAGCTCAGTTCCCTCGGGTTCGAGATCGTCCCGGTGCCCTTCCGCGCGGTCGGCCCGTTCGGCGGCGGCCTGCACTGCTCCACAGTGGACATCGAGCGCGAGGGCGGCATGGAGGACTACTTCCCCCGCCGCAGCGGGCGATTCTGA